A portion of the Magnetovibrio sp. genome contains these proteins:
- a CDS encoding protein-L-isoaspartate O-methyltransferase has protein sequence MDFARARHNMVEGQIRTNKVTDTLVVDVLDELPREVFVADSLKSLAYIDEDLMVGPGRILMEPMVLARMMQAAAIEETDLALVIAAATGYEAAAIAKIASAVVAIESDSDLHRAAMENLAAQGADTVSMLKGDLAKGHPGQGPYDVIFINGAAAQVPASLIDQLADGGRLVYVKPGAQGIPGTGKAMLVSKADGVVSEIELFDANVPALPEFAAKPQFSF, from the coding sequence ATGGATTTCGCGCGCGCTCGCCACAATATGGTCGAAGGCCAGATTCGCACCAATAAAGTCACCGACACCTTGGTCGTCGACGTGCTGGACGAATTGCCGCGTGAGGTTTTTGTCGCCGACTCTTTGAAAAGTCTCGCTTACATCGACGAAGACCTGATGGTCGGCCCGGGACGCATTTTGATGGAGCCGATGGTCCTGGCGCGCATGATGCAAGCCGCCGCCATCGAGGAAACCGATTTGGCCCTGGTGATCGCCGCCGCCACTGGATACGAGGCCGCCGCCATCGCGAAAATCGCATCCGCCGTGGTGGCGATCGAATCCGATTCCGATCTGCACCGCGCGGCGATGGAGAATCTGGCCGCGCAGGGTGCCGACACCGTCTCGATGTTGAAAGGCGACCTCGCCAAAGGTCATCCGGGACAGGGCCCTTACGACGTCATTTTCATCAACGGCGCGGCGGCCCAAGTGCCGGCCAGCCTGATCGATCAACTGGCCGACGGCGGGCGTCTGGTTTACGTCAAGCCCGGCGCTCAGGGCATTCCCGGCACCGGTAAGGCCATGCTGGTGAGCAAGGCCGACGGCGTGGTGTCCGAAATCGAATTGTTCGACGCCAACGTGCCCGCGCTGCCGGAATTCGCCGCCAAGCCGCAGTTCAGCTTCTAA
- a CDS encoding rhodanese-like domain-containing protein yields the protein MTNAPLPLEIDAHGLHKIQTEKLNAAFIDVRMPWEVAQAPAGDSPNIPLNQLPQHLDQLPKADHLVIICAHGNRSMMAAQWLRQNGFHTAQSLMGGMASWRRYQEMVA from the coding sequence ATGACGAATGCGCCGCTGCCCCTCGAAATCGACGCTCACGGTTTGCACAAGATCCAAACCGAAAAGCTCAACGCCGCCTTTATCGATGTCCGCATGCCCTGGGAAGTGGCCCAGGCCCCGGCCGGCGACAGCCCCAACATTCCGCTCAACCAGTTGCCGCAGCACTTGGATCAGCTGCCCAAGGCCGACCATCTGGTGATCATTTGCGCGCATGGCAATCGTTCGATGATGGCGGCGCAGTGGTTGCGCCAAAACGGCTTCCACACCGCGCAGTCGCTGATGGGCGGCATGGCGTCGTGGCGCCGCTATCAGGAAATGGTCGCTTAA
- a CDS encoding TolC family outer membrane protein produces MMKNLKSTVSRAVLIGCVVGASAAPAQAESLLNALAKAYATNPTLQATRATTRATDEGVAQALSGWRPSVSATGTTSLKQQETSTNPGREIDTRPKTLSLNISQSLFAGGQTTADISAAENKVRAQRARLLTSEQTVLLDAATAYLNVLRDQAVVELNVKNEQVLASQLEATQDRFNVGEITRTDVHQAESRLAGAAADRIQAEGTLESSRAAYANLMGEAAASLEAPRLSLPLPPSLAEALKLADKANPSVVAAEFDEKAAVDAIDSTSGQLLPSVDLSGSASRSLDTASKDYWANAYEAKVTMSVPLYQSGTVYSKLRQARQTASASRLTTDQTRRNVAEQVRTAWETLASTRARIEAIKTQVLAAETALEGVQREASVGSRTVLDVLDAEQELLDARVNLVKSQRDETVAELTLLSSIGSLTAADLNLAVDLYDAQGHYQGVRDKWFGGDVGDNAVK; encoded by the coding sequence ATGATGAAAAATCTCAAAAGCACGGTTTCTCGGGCAGTTCTCATCGGTTGCGTTGTCGGCGCCAGTGCGGCTCCGGCGCAGGCCGAGTCTTTGTTGAATGCCTTGGCCAAGGCTTATGCGACCAACCCGACCTTGCAAGCGACGCGCGCCACCACCCGCGCCACCGACGAAGGCGTCGCCCAGGCGCTTTCGGGCTGGCGTCCGTCGGTGTCCGCGACCGGCACCACGTCGCTCAAGCAACAAGAAACCAGCACCAATCCCGGGCGGGAAATTGACACCCGTCCAAAGACCTTGTCGCTCAACATCAGCCAATCGCTGTTTGCCGGTGGTCAGACCACGGCGGACATTTCCGCAGCTGAAAACAAAGTGCGCGCGCAACGGGCGCGGCTGTTGACGTCTGAGCAGACGGTGCTGTTGGACGCCGCGACGGCGTACCTCAACGTGTTGCGCGATCAGGCCGTGGTGGAACTTAACGTCAAGAACGAACAGGTTCTGGCCAGTCAGCTCGAAGCGACCCAGGACCGCTTCAACGTCGGTGAAATCACCCGCACCGACGTGCACCAGGCCGAATCGCGCTTGGCCGGCGCCGCCGCCGACCGCATCCAGGCCGAAGGCACCCTGGAATCGTCCCGCGCCGCCTATGCGAACTTGATGGGCGAGGCCGCCGCCTCTTTGGAGGCACCGCGCTTGTCTTTGCCGTTGCCCCCCAGCTTGGCCGAAGCCTTGAAACTGGCGGATAAAGCCAACCCCAGCGTGGTCGCCGCCGAATTCGATGAAAAAGCCGCGGTGGATGCAATCGACAGCACCAGCGGACAGTTGTTGCCTTCGGTGGATCTGAGCGGCAGCGCATCGCGCTCGCTCGACACGGCATCGAAGGACTATTGGGCCAACGCTTATGAAGCCAAGGTGACCATGAGCGTTCCTTTGTACCAAAGCGGTACGGTCTATTCCAAGCTGCGGCAAGCCCGTCAAACGGCCTCGGCCTCGCGCCTGACCACCGATCAAACGCGCCGCAACGTGGCCGAACAGGTGCGCACCGCATGGGAAACATTGGCCAGCACGCGGGCGCGAATCGAAGCCATCAAAACCCAGGTTCTGGCCGCCGAAACGGCTCTGGAAGGCGTTCAACGCGAAGCCAGCGTGGGCTCGCGAACGGTTCTCGACGTTCTCGATGCCGAGCAGGAATTGCTGGACGCGCGCGTAAATCTTGTTAAATCTCAAAGGGATGAGACAGTTGCGGAGTTGACTCTGTTGTCGTCCATCGGCAGTCTGACCGCAGCGGATTTGAACCTCGCTGTGGATTTATATGATGCACAAGGGCATTATCAGGGGGTCCGGGATAAGTGGTTTGGTGGCGATGTTGGGGACAATGCCGTCAAGTAA
- a CDS encoding DUF2497 domain-containing protein: protein MSEDAQGQNGEEPSMEDILASIRRILSEDGEEEAPAAEPAPAENDMAAAMAEMAAEPAPAPEPEPEEEMDMAAAMAEMEAEPEPEPEEEMDMAALMAQMEAEEASEPEPAPMIELAEDEPEPEPVPEPVAPPPPPVAPAPVREAAPPPPPPPPPPPRPGGEPDISSILDLTEEMITTLPEGAEMANAIISAGAYRASTDVLADLARAILSQRELQIGGSDVTLEGMVREMMRPLLKEWLDQNLPYLIERLVKKEIDRMINRAERLDD, encoded by the coding sequence ATGAGCGAAGACGCGCAAGGACAAAACGGCGAAGAGCCATCGATGGAGGACATCCTGGCCTCTATCCGCCGCATCCTATCGGAGGACGGTGAGGAAGAGGCTCCGGCTGCAGAGCCCGCACCTGCGGAAAACGATATGGCTGCCGCCATGGCGGAAATGGCGGCCGAGCCCGCGCCAGCACCGGAACCTGAACCGGAAGAAGAAATGGACATGGCTGCCGCCATGGCCGAAATGGAAGCCGAGCCCGAGCCGGAACCCGAAGAAGAAATGGACATGGCCGCGCTTATGGCGCAAATGGAGGCCGAAGAGGCATCCGAGCCGGAACCGGCGCCGATGATCGAATTGGCCGAGGACGAGCCCGAGCCGGAACCCGTTCCAGAACCGGTCGCTCCGCCGCCACCGCCCGTTGCTCCGGCACCGGTGCGCGAAGCCGCACCGCCACCACCGCCGCCGCCGCCACCACCACCGCGTCCGGGGGGCGAGCCCGATATCTCTTCGATCCTCGATTTGACCGAAGAGATGATCACCACGCTTCCGGAAGGTGCGGAAATGGCCAACGCGATCATCTCTGCCGGGGCTTACCGGGCCTCGACGGACGTCTTGGCCGATTTGGCGCGCGCCATCTTAAGCCAGCGCGAACTGCAAATCGGCGGATCGGACGTCACCCTCGAAGGCATGGTGCGCGAAATGATGCGTCCGCTGCTGAAAGAGTGGCTGGACCAGAACCTGCCGTACCTGATCGAGCGTCTTGTCAAAAAGGAAATCGACCGCATGATCAATCGAGCGGAGCGGTTGGACGACTGA
- a CDS encoding valine--tRNA ligase, which translates to MLDKTYTPKDVEARTYEMWENSGAFACGQKRDGGESQDAYTIVIPPPNVTGSLHMGHALNNTLQDIMIRYNRMLGKDTLWQPGTDHAGIATQMVVERQMEAEGLTRHDLGRDKFIERVWKWKAESGGTITGQLRRLGASCDWSRERFTMDEGLSKAVQKVFVELHKAGLIYRDKRLVNWDPMLHTAISDLEVENKEQNGKMWYFKYPIEGRDGAFITVGTTRPETMLGDTGVAVHPDDERYKDLVGMNVVLPIVGRLIPIVADEYADPEKGTGAVKITPAHDFNDFEVGKRCKLEVINVLDHNAAINDVAPEHLRGMDRFEARDAIVKEMEGLGLLEKIEENPMTVPYGDRSGVVIEPWLLDQWFVDAKKLAVDAIKAVEDGRTTFHPKSYENIYFDWMRNIQPWCVSRQIWWGHQIPAWYGPDGHPFVEYTEEEARAAAEKHYGVATDITRDPDVLDTWFSSALWPFSTLGWPDDTPEVKRYYPTDCLVTGFDIIFFWVARMMMMGLHFMKEVPFKDVYIHALVRDEKGQKMSKSKGNVLDPLELIDQFGADAVRFTMTSQAVQGRDVKLSTSRIEGYRNFVTKIWNAARYAEMNDCKPVAGFDPAGVNLTVNRWIIGKAAESVAKIETAIQSYRFNEAADAGYHFTWGTFCDWYLEFTKPILNGDDEAAKTETRATMAWVFDQVLLMLHPIMPYVTEELWSQIAQRNSMLMLADWPRLQGLENADAEAEMDWVVRLISSVRTVRSEMNVEPKVQLTLRLKDASAATLARLETHRDLIHRLARIEDSAALEGEVQKGSVSVVLDEATVVLPMSGIIDVDAEKARLDKEIKKLDPEIMKYEKKLSNQGFLAKAPPEVVAEQTERLEGLKADRAKLDEAFARLADL; encoded by the coding sequence ATGTTGGATAAGACCTATACCCCCAAAGACGTCGAAGCCCGGACCTACGAAATGTGGGAAAATTCCGGCGCATTCGCTTGCGGCCAGAAAAGGGATGGTGGCGAAAGCCAAGATGCCTACACCATCGTCATTCCGCCGCCCAACGTGACCGGCAGCTTGCACATGGGCCACGCGCTCAACAACACCTTGCAAGACATCATGATCCGTTACAACCGCATGCTCGGCAAGGATACGCTGTGGCAGCCCGGCACCGATCACGCCGGCATCGCCACGCAGATGGTGGTCGAACGCCAGATGGAAGCCGAAGGCCTGACGCGCCATGACTTGGGCCGCGACAAATTCATCGAACGGGTGTGGAAATGGAAAGCCGAAAGTGGCGGCACCATCACCGGTCAGCTGCGCCGTCTGGGCGCGTCGTGCGATTGGTCGCGCGAACGCTTCACCATGGACGAAGGTCTGTCCAAGGCGGTGCAAAAGGTGTTCGTCGAACTGCATAAGGCAGGGCTGATTTATCGCGACAAGCGCTTGGTCAATTGGGACCCGATGCTGCACACCGCGATTTCGGATCTGGAAGTCGAAAACAAAGAGCAGAACGGCAAGATGTGGTACTTCAAGTACCCCATCGAAGGCCGCGACGGCGCATTCATCACCGTCGGCACCACGCGCCCGGAAACCATGCTCGGCGACACCGGCGTGGCGGTACACCCCGATGATGAACGCTACAAGGACCTGGTCGGCATGAATGTCGTGCTGCCGATCGTCGGGCGCCTGATTCCCATCGTCGCCGACGAATACGCCGATCCTGAAAAGGGCACCGGTGCGGTGAAGATCACGCCCGCGCACGACTTCAACGATTTCGAGGTCGGCAAGCGCTGCAAGCTCGAGGTCATCAACGTGTTGGATCACAACGCCGCTATCAACGACGTCGCACCGGAACACCTGCGCGGCATGGATCGTTTCGAAGCGCGCGATGCGATCGTTAAGGAAATGGAAGGCCTGGGGCTGCTCGAAAAGATCGAGGAAAACCCCATGACGGTGCCTTACGGCGACCGTTCCGGCGTGGTCATTGAGCCGTGGCTGCTGGATCAGTGGTTCGTCGATGCCAAGAAGCTCGCCGTCGACGCCATCAAAGCGGTCGAGGACGGGCGCACCACCTTCCATCCGAAATCTTATGAAAACATCTACTTCGACTGGATGCGCAACATCCAACCGTGGTGTGTGTCGCGGCAAATCTGGTGGGGCCACCAAATCCCCGCGTGGTACGGCCCCGACGGTCACCCGTTCGTCGAATACACCGAAGAGGAGGCCCGCGCCGCAGCCGAGAAGCACTACGGCGTCGCCACCGACATCACCCGCGACCCGGATGTGTTGGACACGTGGTTCTCGTCCGCGCTGTGGCCGTTCTCGACGCTCGGCTGGCCCGACGACACCCCGGAAGTGAAGCGGTACTACCCCACCGATTGCTTGGTGACGGGGTTCGACATCATCTTTTTCTGGGTTGCGCGCATGATGATGATGGGCCTGCACTTCATGAAAGAGGTGCCGTTCAAGGACGTCTACATCCACGCCCTGGTGCGCGACGAAAAAGGTCAGAAGATGTCCAAGTCCAAGGGCAACGTCCTGGACCCGCTGGAACTGATCGACCAGTTCGGCGCCGACGCGGTGCGCTTCACCATGACCAGCCAAGCGGTGCAGGGGCGCGACGTCAAACTGTCGACCAGCCGCATCGAAGGCTATCGCAATTTCGTCACCAAGATCTGGAACGCCGCGCGCTATGCGGAAATGAACGACTGCAAGCCGGTCGCCGGTTTCGATCCGGCGGGCGTCAACCTGACCGTCAACCGCTGGATCATCGGTAAGGCCGCGGAATCCGTCGCCAAGATCGAAACCGCGATCCAAAGCTACCGCTTCAACGAAGCTGCCGACGCGGGCTATCACTTCACCTGGGGCACGTTCTGCGACTGGTACCTGGAATTCACCAAGCCGATCTTGAACGGTGACGACGAAGCCGCCAAAACCGAAACCCGCGCCACCATGGCATGGGTGTTCGATCAGGTGCTGTTGATGCTGCACCCGATCATGCCGTATGTGACCGAAGAGCTGTGGAGCCAGATTGCTCAGCGCAATTCCATGCTGATGCTGGCCGACTGGCCGCGCCTTCAGGGTCTGGAAAACGCCGACGCGGAAGCCGAGATGGACTGGGTGGTGCGCTTGATTTCATCCGTGCGCACGGTGCGTTCGGAAATGAACGTCGAGCCCAAGGTGCAGTTGACCTTGCGCTTGAAGGACGCCAGCGCGGCGACCTTGGCACGCTTGGAAACGCACCGCGATCTGATCCACCGTCTGGCGCGCATCGAAGACAGCGCCGCGCTCGAAGGCGAGGTGCAAAAGGGCTCGGTCTCGGTGGTTCTGGACGAAGCCACCGTGGTGCTGCCGATGTCCGGCATCATCGACGTGGACGCCGAAAAGGCGCGTCTGGACAAAGAGATCAAGAAGCTCGATCCCGAAATCATGAAGTACGAAAAGAAGCTTTCCAACCAAGGCTTCCTCGCCAAGGCTCCGCCGGAAGTGGTCGCCGAGCAGACCGAACGCCTGGAAGGCTTGAAAGCGGACCGCGCTAAGTTGGATGAAGCCTTCGCGCGTTTGGCAGATCTGTAA
- a CDS encoding tetratricopeptide repeat protein has protein sequence MRLLVLICVVALAASCAQKPVTAYQRGNLAYRAGDYSEAMTILKPLAESGHSSAQLRVAYMYNEGLGVAKNRFDALDWYCRAAQSGRGAAINNIGYFHENGFVVARDLDKAIEWYRLGANLDNPFSQYQLGKFYLRGQYLPKDLEQAYLWLNLAHKQTFSLERDAALLIYDVEQLLTSEQIMSGDAAVKAWKPSPFTDEMAAWVRSSKACS, from the coding sequence ATGAGATTGTTGGTGCTGATTTGCGTTGTGGCGCTGGCCGCGTCATGCGCGCAGAAACCCGTTACGGCTTATCAACGCGGAAACCTTGCATATCGCGCGGGGGATTACTCAGAGGCCATGACCATCTTGAAGCCTTTGGCTGAATCCGGTCACAGCAGTGCTCAGCTCCGTGTCGCCTACATGTACAATGAAGGCCTCGGCGTGGCGAAAAATCGTTTCGATGCCTTGGATTGGTACTGCCGTGCGGCTCAGAGCGGTAGAGGTGCCGCGATCAACAACATTGGATATTTTCACGAGAATGGCTTTGTCGTTGCACGCGACTTGGACAAGGCGATTGAGTGGTATCGCCTGGGGGCAAATCTGGACAATCCGTTCAGTCAGTATCAATTAGGGAAATTTTACCTGCGGGGACAATACCTGCCAAAGGATCTTGAACAAGCCTATCTGTGGCTGAATCTCGCCCATAAACAAACTTTCAGCTTGGAGCGGGATGCCGCATTGCTGATCTACGATGTAGAGCAACTGCTTACAAGCGAACAGATTATGTCTGGTGACGCCGCCGTCAAAGCGTGGAAGCCTTCTCCCTTCACCGATGAGATGGCGGCGTGGGTTCGTTCGTCCAAGGCGTGTTCATAG
- a CDS encoding tetratricopeptide repeat protein: MTIMALATACVQQAQTTFEKGMQAYEQGDYEQAYAKMLALSEAGRADAQFNLGQFYRQGHGTAQNYVEAMRWYCRAAYGGDKNAVSFIGVMYEDGLGMPSDQVKAMQWYRMAADLNAPFGQLILAREYAEGGSLPKDPVKAHFWLNLLFLQDLSYLGHDWETVQYIDDLETKMTPQQIQANTDAVKAWKPVPFDTLFGRIKSSEACRKTLAHVQ, encoded by the coding sequence ATGACGATCATGGCTTTGGCCACGGCTTGCGTCCAGCAGGCGCAAACGACATTTGAGAAAGGTATGCAAGCTTACGAGCAAGGGGATTACGAGCAAGCTTATGCGAAGATGCTGGCGCTTTCTGAGGCCGGTCGTGCCGATGCGCAATTCAACCTCGGCCAGTTTTACCGCCAGGGACATGGCACGGCACAGAATTATGTTGAAGCCATGCGATGGTACTGCCGTGCCGCTTATGGGGGCGATAAAAACGCGGTTTCATTCATAGGGGTGATGTATGAAGACGGTTTGGGGATGCCTTCGGATCAGGTGAAGGCCATGCAATGGTATCGGATGGCTGCGGATCTGAACGCACCTTTCGGGCAACTCATTCTGGCGAGGGAGTATGCGGAGGGAGGCAGCTTGCCAAAGGATCCGGTAAAAGCCCACTTTTGGCTGAACTTACTGTTTTTGCAAGATCTTAGCTACCTTGGCCATGACTGGGAAACCGTCCAGTATATTGATGACCTTGAAACAAAAATGACGCCGCAACAAATTCAAGCCAACACCGATGCGGTAAAGGCATGGAAACCCGTTCCGTTCGACACCCTGTTTGGGCGCATCAAATCGTCAGAGGCGTGTCGAAAAACGCTTGCGCACGTTCAGTAA
- a CDS encoding LysR family transcriptional regulator produces MDVNLAKTFVAVYETGNFNRAAEKLNVTQSTVSIRIQNLEQQLGRSLFVRSRAGTELTVAGQRFYPHATHLLRIWQQARHDLVLPETIRDVFSIGGQFTLWDELLLSWLPWMRQTLPEVALRAEVGFPQDLIKQLQEGLLDIGVMYTPQARGGLTIEELLKDKLVLVSTSAEGGGPGTDGYVFIDWGPEFQAEHDMAYMDSTYPAISVSQGMLGLQHILNCGGSGYLPKRFVQKQVDAGRLTRVADAPSFSRAIYMIYPTERAEGERFAQALSGLRAVAAKRQAD; encoded by the coding sequence ATGGATGTGAACCTCGCCAAGACATTCGTCGCCGTCTACGAGACGGGAAACTTCAACCGCGCCGCCGAAAAGCTCAACGTCACCCAATCGACGGTGAGCATCCGCATTCAAAATCTTGAACAGCAGCTCGGCCGGTCCCTGTTCGTGCGCTCGCGTGCAGGCACGGAATTGACAGTCGCGGGCCAGCGTTTTTACCCTCATGCCACCCATCTGCTGCGCATCTGGCAGCAGGCGCGTCACGACTTGGTGTTGCCGGAAACGATTCGCGACGTGTTTTCCATTGGCGGTCAGTTCACCTTGTGGGATGAGCTGCTGCTCAGTTGGCTGCCGTGGATGCGCCAAACCCTTCCCGAAGTCGCGTTACGCGCGGAAGTGGGTTTTCCCCAAGACTTGATCAAACAGCTGCAAGAGGGCTTGCTGGACATCGGCGTGATGTACACGCCCCAGGCGCGCGGTGGCTTGACGATCGAAGAATTGCTCAAGGACAAGTTGGTGTTGGTGTCGACCAGCGCCGAAGGCGGCGGGCCGGGTACAGACGGCTACGTGTTCATCGACTGGGGGCCGGAATTTCAGGCCGAACACGACATGGCCTATATGGACAGCACCTACCCGGCGATCTCCGTCAGTCAAGGCATGCTCGGCTTGCAGCACATTCTCAACTGCGGCGGTTCGGGCTACCTGCCCAAACGCTTCGTGCAAAAGCAGGTCGATGCCGGACGATTGACCCGCGTTGCCGATGCGCCGTCGTTTTCGCGCGCGATCTACATGATCTATCCCACTGAACGCGCCGAGGGAGAACGGTTCGCCCAGGCCCTGTCGGGATTGCGGGCTGTGGCGGCCAAACGTCAAGCGGATTGA